A single region of the Candidatus Protochlamydia amoebophila UWE25 genome encodes:
- the dnaG gene encoding DNA primase, with amino-acid sequence MPIFNKESLENLRQRVDLVEVLSSHIELKRSGASYKGLCPFHDEKSPSFIVQKGDSHYHCFGCGAHGDAIQFLMSHQKLSFAESVESLAQRFQVHLELVEDREEKKGVTKAFLKLALETASQFFHYCLLYSEEGHEALNYLYNRGIDLDFICHFQVGLAPKTAGIFRKFMHAKGIKDDSLLEAGLLSVNKDGQVREFFNDRILFPIHHHSQGVIGFSGRKYKEETFGGKYINTPETSLFKKSRVLFGLNYSRRRIAKERKAIIVEGQIDALRLIQMGFNLTVAGQGTAFGEGHVQELINLGVNQVFLALDSDLAGQEATSKIGHLFQKEGIEVRIVQLPVGGDPDSFLREQGPEAFLELLKNSSDYLNFLIKHLSQDLNLDSPAAKNELVQKATKLIREWDHPLMVHETLRKLAHLMKVPEEIIGVGKNHLPNIYIKKSASVGAQTIDPDRILETDLLRWLLLLGQEQTKLVEIVRTNLVKEDFRVAICQKIYDIYRNNYENQRSCDLLSLAIDLDDAEGQLVLSDLLQKKVNKEKAEQLLIETVKKILDRNWMHKREEIKIKVQSGHCSDDEVMELIKQFDELKRNPPIVK; translated from the coding sequence ATGCCTATTTTTAATAAAGAAAGTTTAGAAAATCTGAGACAACGAGTCGATTTAGTCGAAGTATTATCTTCTCATATCGAACTTAAGCGCAGTGGAGCTTCTTATAAAGGTCTCTGTCCGTTTCATGACGAAAAATCTCCTTCTTTTATCGTTCAAAAAGGAGATTCTCATTATCATTGTTTCGGTTGCGGGGCACATGGAGATGCAATTCAATTTTTGATGTCCCATCAAAAGCTCAGTTTTGCCGAATCAGTTGAAAGTTTAGCCCAACGCTTTCAGGTTCATTTAGAACTAGTGGAAGATCGAGAAGAAAAAAAAGGGGTGACCAAAGCTTTTTTAAAGTTAGCATTAGAGACTGCTTCTCAGTTTTTTCATTATTGTCTGCTCTATTCAGAAGAAGGGCATGAAGCATTAAATTATCTTTATAATCGAGGCATTGATTTAGATTTTATTTGCCATTTTCAAGTGGGGTTGGCTCCGAAAACGGCAGGGATTTTTCGTAAATTTATGCATGCAAAAGGAATCAAAGATGACTCGTTATTAGAAGCTGGTTTGTTGAGTGTGAATAAAGATGGTCAAGTCAGAGAGTTTTTTAATGATCGCATTCTTTTTCCCATTCACCACCATTCTCAAGGAGTGATTGGTTTTTCAGGAAGGAAATATAAGGAAGAAACATTTGGAGGAAAGTATATCAATACTCCAGAAACTTCCCTATTTAAAAAATCTCGGGTTTTATTTGGATTGAATTATTCTCGTCGCAGAATAGCAAAAGAGCGCAAAGCCATTATTGTAGAAGGACAAATTGATGCCCTTCGTCTCATTCAAATGGGATTTAATTTAACAGTGGCAGGGCAAGGAACAGCATTTGGTGAAGGGCATGTTCAAGAACTGATCAATTTAGGTGTGAATCAAGTTTTTTTAGCTCTCGACTCTGACCTTGCTGGACAAGAAGCAACAAGCAAAATTGGCCATCTTTTTCAAAAAGAGGGGATTGAAGTTCGCATTGTGCAATTGCCAGTTGGGGGAGATCCCGATAGTTTTTTGAGAGAGCAAGGACCTGAAGCCTTTTTAGAATTGCTCAAAAATAGCTCTGATTATTTAAACTTTTTAATTAAACATCTCTCTCAAGACTTAAATTTAGATTCTCCTGCCGCTAAAAATGAGCTAGTTCAAAAAGCAACTAAGCTTATTCGTGAATGGGATCATCCTCTCATGGTCCATGAAACTCTTCGAAAATTAGCCCATCTCATGAAAGTACCCGAAGAAATTATCGGTGTGGGCAAAAACCATTTACCCAATATTTATATTAAAAAATCTGCAAGCGTTGGGGCACAAACGATTGACCCTGACCGAATTCTAGAAACGGATCTTTTAAGATGGCTTTTATTACTGGGTCAAGAACAGACAAAGCTGGTTGAAATAGTCAGAACAAATTTAGTAAAAGAAGATTTTCGCGTTGCCATTTGTCAAAAAATTTATGATATCTATCGTAATAATTATGAGAATCAACGCTCCTGTGATTTATTATCGCTAGCGATTGACTTAGATGATGCAGAGGGACAGTTGGTTTTATCAGACCTATTGCAAAAAAAAGTGAACAAAGAAAAAGCTGAGCAATTGCTAATTGAAACAGTCAAAAAAATATTAGATCGAAATTGGATGCACAAAAGAGAAGAAATTAAAATTAAAGTGCAAAGTGGTCATTGCTCAGACGATGAGGTGATGGAGTTGATTAAACAGTTTGATGAGTTAAAACGAAATCCCCCTATTGTCAAATGA
- the rlmN gene encoding 23S rRNA (adenine(2503)-C(2))-methyltransferase RlmN has translation MDYADFDHQKLVEWLKAHGEKEFHAKQILSWIYQKGVLSWDKMSNLSQSLREKLAKHIRLPVLELVRYTESIDQETIKFLWRLRDGNLVESVLILSGIRRTVCVSSQVGCPAKCAFCASGQQGFFRNLRPTEIIEQILQINAWLSSKGEKVSHVVYMGMGEPLKNYESVVASIRVLSHPDFCNISQRRITVSTVGVVEGIKRLSKEGLKVNLVLSLHAPNQHIRKKIIPYARKYPLEEILESMDEYAQKTKRDITFEYTLLAGINDHPDHAHELAHLLKGKQCTVNLIPYNPIPGLRLKRPEKKAIKQFRSVLYGSHIVNTCRYTKGDDIGAACGQLALQEREGQTGLPMLKEVAFGS, from the coding sequence ATGGATTACGCAGATTTTGATCATCAAAAACTAGTTGAATGGCTTAAGGCACATGGAGAGAAAGAGTTTCATGCTAAGCAAATTTTGAGTTGGATTTATCAAAAAGGGGTTTTGTCTTGGGATAAAATGTCTAATTTAAGCCAATCTTTACGAGAAAAACTAGCGAAGCATATTAGATTACCCGTTTTAGAATTAGTGCGTTATACTGAATCAATTGATCAAGAAACTATTAAATTCTTATGGCGTTTACGAGATGGAAATTTAGTAGAGTCTGTTTTAATTTTATCCGGAATTCGTCGAACTGTTTGCGTGTCTTCTCAGGTAGGCTGCCCAGCTAAATGCGCCTTTTGTGCTTCTGGCCAGCAAGGTTTTTTTAGAAATCTTAGGCCGACTGAAATTATTGAACAGATTTTGCAAATTAATGCTTGGCTTTCTAGCAAAGGAGAAAAAGTTTCGCATGTTGTTTATATGGGAATGGGAGAGCCGCTTAAAAATTATGAATCTGTTGTTGCCTCCATTAGGGTATTAAGTCACCCTGACTTTTGTAATATTTCTCAAAGAAGAATCACAGTTTCTACAGTTGGAGTCGTGGAAGGTATCAAACGCTTATCTAAAGAGGGATTAAAGGTTAATTTAGTCCTATCTCTGCATGCTCCTAATCAACATATTCGTAAAAAAATTATCCCCTATGCTCGAAAATATCCTTTAGAAGAAATATTAGAGTCAATGGATGAGTATGCTCAAAAAACTAAACGAGACATTACCTTCGAATACACTTTACTAGCGGGCATTAATGATCATCCCGATCATGCTCATGAATTGGCACACTTATTGAAAGGGAAACAATGTACAGTTAATCTGATTCCTTATAACCCAATTCCAGGATTGCGGTTAAAGAGACCAGAGAAAAAAGCGATTAAACAGTTTCGAAGTGTCCTTTATGGGTCGCATATTGTCAATACATGCCGTTATACGAAAGGAGACGATATTGGAGCGGCTTGCGGTCAACTTGCCTTACAAGAACGAGAGGGGCAAACAGGGCTTCCTATGTTAAAAGAAGTCGCATTTGGATCTTAA
- a CDS encoding glycine--tRNA ligase — MLTFQEFLRTLSTFWEKQGCIIHQGYDLEVGAGTFNPATFLRSLGPEPYRAAYIEPCRRPADGRYGTNPNRLQHYFQYQVILKPSPLNMQELYLQSLEALGFNLQEHDIRFVHDDWEAPTQGAWGLGWEVWMDGMEITQFTYFQAIGGIELRPITGEITYGIERLAMYLQKVDSIFDLKWNDELTYGDVYQRNEVEWSHYNFEKASTSMWFRHFDDYENEAKQLIANNLPIPAYDFVMKASHAFNLLDARGVISVTERTGYIGRIRELAKQVAESYIKSREEQGFPLLKHVNPSSSISQPCSKITEDLINIHPDDTDDFVIEIGSQELPASFVSIGGQNLERAIRALLEKEGISFERIVVYGTPRRIAVYIYQLSKGKPSQTIEKKGPPVEQAYQVDGTIKVAGEGFFRSLGMTTPTLAAIQNHEISEIEIRPIKGINYLFGSVKQEGRATTSILAEKLPLLIGSLDFPKKMRWADLEITYARPLEWVLALFGKDIIPFAIGNLFSDRITYGHRQLSPQAIHLDHAKNYLKSLHQHSVMADPNEREESILEQLSNLEKQEQIQIIEKNRVIPQVLNLVEWPYLTISTFREEFLKVPKEVLISEMVEHQKYFPVTDSNGTLKNLFVITANIIPTEQIKQGNQKVLSARLSDGVFLYEEDLKVPLASFNEKLKKVTFQKELGTVYQKVERIIQHAKVLQILLGISTPILVERAALLSKADLASNMVYEFPELQGTIGRYYALANREEAEIAQAIDEHWMPRGENAPLPETETGTIISLADKLDNLIGCFSIGLKPTSSSDPYALRRQVLGVIKMLIKGQYSLHLEECLEKCISHFPTHIVKDKKQMTQDILSFITNRIKTVFQDYGFHKDEIEASLANGCQDIYDTFCRVKALHNFRQGSASQFHSLYEVYKRAKGQLNGYQTSNISAELLKEPAEQNLYSLLDRQQKAFAEAIKKKDYNQAYALIATMQPALAVLFEQVKILADEPQIRDNRLALLKQVFNFFEEMLDFSKIQEKTHY; from the coding sequence ATGTTAACATTTCAAGAGTTCTTACGCACATTATCAACCTTCTGGGAAAAACAAGGATGCATCATCCATCAAGGATATGACTTAGAAGTTGGAGCGGGAACTTTTAACCCAGCGACATTTTTACGAAGTTTAGGACCAGAGCCGTATCGCGCAGCTTATATTGAGCCTTGCCGAAGACCTGCTGATGGACGTTATGGAACAAATCCGAATCGTTTACAACATTATTTCCAATATCAAGTCATTTTAAAACCATCGCCTTTGAATATGCAGGAATTGTATTTACAATCATTAGAAGCTTTAGGATTTAATCTTCAAGAACATGATATTCGCTTTGTACATGACGATTGGGAAGCTCCAACCCAGGGCGCTTGGGGGCTTGGATGGGAAGTCTGGATGGATGGGATGGAAATCACACAATTTACCTACTTCCAGGCAATTGGAGGTATTGAGCTAAGGCCTATTACAGGTGAAATCACTTATGGAATAGAGCGATTGGCGATGTATCTTCAAAAAGTCGATAGCATCTTTGATTTAAAATGGAATGATGAATTGACCTATGGAGATGTTTATCAACGTAACGAAGTAGAATGGAGCCATTACAATTTCGAAAAAGCGTCTACTTCAATGTGGTTCAGACATTTTGATGACTACGAAAACGAAGCGAAACAATTGATTGCGAATAACCTCCCTATCCCTGCTTATGACTTTGTCATGAAGGCGTCTCACGCATTCAATTTACTTGATGCACGTGGAGTCATTTCTGTGACGGAGCGAACAGGTTATATTGGCAGGATTAGAGAATTGGCGAAACAAGTGGCAGAAAGTTACATAAAAAGTCGCGAAGAGCAGGGCTTTCCCTTACTTAAACATGTTAACCCCTCGTCTTCAATTTCTCAACCCTGCTCTAAAATAACTGAAGATTTAATTAATATTCATCCTGACGATACGGACGATTTTGTTATTGAAATTGGTTCTCAGGAATTACCAGCTTCGTTTGTCTCGATAGGAGGTCAAAATTTAGAACGTGCAATTCGTGCTTTACTCGAAAAAGAAGGCATTTCCTTTGAACGTATTGTCGTTTATGGCACTCCTCGAAGAATTGCTGTTTACATTTACCAACTTTCTAAGGGTAAACCTTCTCAAACAATTGAAAAAAAAGGGCCGCCTGTTGAGCAAGCGTATCAAGTTGATGGAACGATCAAAGTCGCTGGAGAAGGTTTTTTCCGCTCGTTAGGAATGACTACTCCAACACTAGCCGCAATCCAAAATCATGAAATTAGTGAAATTGAAATTCGCCCCATTAAAGGGATTAACTACTTGTTTGGCTCAGTTAAACAAGAAGGGAGAGCAACAACCTCTATTTTAGCAGAAAAACTTCCTTTGTTAATTGGTAGTTTAGACTTTCCCAAGAAAATGCGCTGGGCAGATTTAGAAATAACTTACGCAAGGCCCTTAGAATGGGTTTTAGCTTTATTTGGAAAAGACATCATTCCTTTTGCCATTGGAAATCTTTTTTCGGACAGAATAACTTATGGACACAGACAACTATCTCCCCAAGCAATTCATCTTGACCATGCAAAAAACTATTTGAAAAGTCTACATCAACATTCTGTGATGGCCGATCCTAACGAACGCGAAGAATCGATTCTTGAGCAATTGTCAAATTTAGAAAAACAAGAGCAAATCCAGATTATTGAAAAAAATCGTGTGATTCCTCAAGTTCTTAATTTAGTAGAATGGCCCTATTTAACAATTTCTACTTTTCGTGAAGAATTTTTAAAAGTGCCTAAAGAAGTTTTAATTTCTGAAATGGTTGAGCATCAAAAATATTTCCCTGTCACTGATTCAAATGGAACGCTAAAGAATCTTTTTGTGATTACGGCGAATATTATTCCTACAGAACAAATCAAGCAAGGGAATCAAAAAGTACTCTCTGCTCGTTTATCCGATGGTGTTTTTTTGTATGAAGAAGATTTAAAAGTCCCTTTAGCCTCTTTTAATGAAAAACTGAAAAAAGTCACATTTCAAAAAGAATTAGGCACTGTTTATCAAAAAGTAGAGCGAATTATCCAACATGCTAAAGTTTTACAAATACTTCTCGGCATTAGCACGCCTATTTTAGTCGAACGTGCAGCTTTATTAAGTAAAGCTGATTTAGCATCTAATATGGTTTATGAATTTCCTGAATTGCAAGGAACAATTGGTCGTTACTATGCTCTTGCCAATCGAGAAGAGGCTGAAATTGCACAAGCGATTGATGAACACTGGATGCCAAGAGGAGAAAATGCCCCTCTTCCTGAAACAGAAACGGGAACCATTATTAGTTTAGCAGATAAATTGGATAACTTAATTGGCTGCTTTAGCATTGGTCTTAAACCGACGTCTTCAAGTGATCCTTATGCCCTCCGAAGACAGGTGTTGGGAGTCATTAAAATGTTAATTAAAGGCCAATATTCCCTGCATTTAGAAGAATGCTTAGAAAAATGTATTAGCCATTTTCCGACTCACATTGTGAAAGACAAAAAGCAAATGACTCAAGATATCTTAAGTTTCATTACAAATCGTATTAAAACCGTTTTCCAAGATTATGGATTTCATAAAGATGAAATTGAAGCTAGCTTAGCAAATGGTTGTCAAGACATCTATGACACTTTTTGTCGGGTGAAAGCGCTTCATAATTTTCGACAGGGTTCTGCTAGCCAATTTCATTCGCTTTATGAGGTTTATAAACGGGCAAAAGGTCAGTTAAACGGTTACCAAACGTCAAATATATCTGCTGAATTATTAAAAGAGCCTGCTGAACAAAATCTCTACTCCTTGCTCGATAGGCAACAAAAAGCTTTTGCAGAAGCTATTAAGAAAAAAGATTACAATCAAGCTTATGCTTTGATTGCAACAATGCAACCCGCTTTAGCTGTCTTATTTGAACAGGTCAAAATTTTGGCTGATGAACCGCAAATTCGAGATAATCGCTTAGCTTTACTCAAACAAGTATTTAACTTTTTTGAGGAAATGTTAGATTTCAGCAAAATTCAAGAAAAAACTCACTATTAA
- a CDS encoding thiol-disulfide oxidoreductase DCC family protein, which produces MNECKHLVFYDGECGLCDSLVQFLIKIDHDKQFAFAPLQGETAKQRLSHLPFTARNIDTLIFIENFKSPHFKICISSQAVFRICWLIGKGWTFLGLLYFLPSFLFDWIYRLVARYRHRFMSKAECPLPLSDQKDRFFP; this is translated from the coding sequence ATGAATGAATGCAAACATTTAGTTTTTTATGATGGAGAATGTGGACTTTGTGATTCACTTGTTCAGTTTTTGATTAAAATCGATCATGATAAACAATTTGCCTTTGCTCCCTTACAAGGTGAAACTGCCAAGCAGCGCCTTTCTCACTTACCTTTTACCGCTAGAAATATTGACACTCTCATTTTCATTGAAAATTTTAAAAGTCCTCATTTCAAAATCTGTATTAGCAGTCAGGCCGTTTTTAGGATTTGTTGGTTAATTGGAAAAGGATGGACCTTTCTAGGGTTGTTATATTTTCTCCCTTCTTTTTTATTTGATTGGATCTATCGTTTAGTGGCTCGTTATCGCCATCGCTTCATGTCTAAAGCAGAGTGCCCTTTGCCTTTATCAGATCAAAAAGATCGTTTCTTTCCTTAA